From the genome of Gryllotalpicola protaetiae:
CCGGCCGCCGACCGCATCGAGGCGGACGTGCGCGCGGCCGTCACGGCCGTGCCGGGCGTGACCGGAGTCGAGCTCGCGGTCGGCGTGATGAGCCCGCAGGAGCGGAAGGCGCTCACCGAGCGGCTGCGCGGCACGCGCACGATGCCGTTCGGCCCCGAGTCGCTGACGCGCGTCTACGCCGTCACCTCCGGGAAGGGCGGCGTCGGCAAGTCGACCATGACCGCGAACCTCGCCGTCGCGCTCGCAGCCCAGGGACTGCGCGTGGGGCTCGTGGATGCGGACGTGCACGGATTCTCCATCCCAGGCATCCTCGGCATCACGGGCGCGCGGCCGACCCGGGTCGGCGAGATGATCCTGCCCCCGGTGGCGTTCGGGGTGAAGGTCGTCTCGATCGGCATGTTCCTCGACCCCGAGCGCGGGCAGGGGCCGTCCTCCGCGGTCGCGTGGCGCGGGCCGATGCTGCACCGCACCATCCAGCAGTTCCTGACCGACGTGTACTTCGGCGACCTCGACGTGCTGCTGCTCGATCTGCCCCCCGGCACCGGCGATGTCGCGATCTCGGTCGGGCAGCTGCTGCCGAACGCCGAGGTGCTCGTCGTGACGACGCCGCAGGCCGCGGCCGCCGAGGTCGCGGTGCGCTCGGGCGCGCTCGCCGCGCAGACCGGTCAGAAGATCTACGGCGTGATCGAGAACATGTCGGGCGAGCTGTTCGGCACGGGGGGCGGTGCTCAGGTCGCGACCGCGCTCGATGCGCCGCTGCTCGGCGCGATCCCGCTGTCGGTGCCGCTGCGGGTCGGAGGCGACGAGGGCTCCCCCATCGTGCTGTCCCGCCCGGAAGACCCCGCCGCCGAGGTCATCGCGGGCATCGCGGCAGCGATGGCGTCCCGCCCCAGGAACCTGGCGGGACGCAGCCTCGGCCTGCGCCCGGCTTAGGTCGCCTCGGCGTCGAAGGGGGGCAGCGCGCCCACCGTGAGCGCCGCAGGCGCCGCCTTCGTCGCGACCGATGCGATGCCGATGACCGTCTCGGGTTCGGCAGGCGTGTCGTCGTCGTTGTCCGACAGCAGCGCATCGGCGATGATGCGGCGCGGGTCGTACTGGCGGGGGTCGAGCTTCTTCCAGTCGATGTCGTCGAAGACGTCTGAGCCGACCTCTTCGCGCACCTTGTCGCGGGCGTCATCGGCGTAGCGGCGCAGGTTGCGGACGAACTGGCCGAGCTTCTCTGCGTAGCCGGGCAGGCGCGTGGGGCCGATCAGGATGACAGCGATGCCGGCCATGACCAGCAGCTTGTCGAACGAGATACCCAGCACCCCCACATCGTAATCGCTCGTAGCCGTGCGTCTGACCGGAGTCTCGAAGTGGTGCGGATATCCTGAGCTTCGAGGTACGGAGGCCCATGTCGGACAACGACATCAACTGGAAGTTCGCGAACGACGTGGTCGTCGAGAGCGAGGTGATCGCCCGCGCCAGGCAGCATTCGCTCGAGCTCGGGGTGACGCCGATCGCACCGGCTCTCGGCGCGCAGGCATCCGTCATCGTGGCCGCCACCGGCGCCGCCAAGATCATCGAGATCGGCACGGGCATCGGGGTGTCGGGTCTCTGGCTGCTGCGCGGCGCGGCCGAGGCCGAGCTGACGAGCATCGACAGCGAGGTCGACCACCAGCAGCAGGCCCGCCAGTTCTTCCTCGAAGCCGGCTTCGCACCGGCGAAGCTGCGCCTGATCGCCGGCCGGGCACTCGACGTGCTGCCCCGCATGAACGAGAACGCCTACGATGTCGTGCTGGTCGACGCCGACGCAGGCAACGTCATCGAGTACGTCGAGCACGGGCTGCGCCTCGCTCGCCCGGGGGGAACGGTGCTCGTGCCGCACGCCCTCTGGCAGGGCAAGGTCGGCAACCCAGCGAACCGCGACGACGTCGCCACCGCGTTCCGCACCCTCATCGGCGAGATCTCGGGATCGCGCGCCGTGGTGAGCGCATTGTCGATCGTCGGCGACGGGCTGCTGCAGATCACGAAGCTCGCCGCGTAGCGGCACGACCCCTTAACGCAAAAGTGCCGCCCCGAAGGGCGGCACCTCTTGCGACGCGAGCTAGTTGGCTCCGATGGCAGCTGCCAGCGCGTCGTGAAGCTCTTTGGCCTCGTCGTCGTTGACGGAAACGACCAGCCGGCCGCCGCCCTCCAGAGGAACGCGCACGATGATGAGTCGCCCCTCCTTCACAGCCTCCATGGGTCCGTCTCCGGTTCTCGGCTTCATGGCCGCCATGTAGCTCCCCTTTCGTGGTTTGACTCCATTATCCCGCACCGCACGCGAGGGCCGGCACCACCCGGCTTGGGGCTGCCTACGGCGGCGACCAGTCGTAGTCGCCGATCGTCCAGGCGAGCAGCAGCCACCCCACCTGTGCGGCGACGAACACGACGACCATGCCGACGCGGTACCACTTCGCCCGCGGCGCGGCCACGACGCCGAGCGCCGGGAACAGCGGCAGGAGGATGCGGAAGGTGCTCGACTGGGGGAAGAACACGGCCAGCACATAGAGCCCGTAGGACAGCAGCCACAGGCGCAGCTCGACCCCGAGGCGGCGCGCCGGCGGCACCAGCAGGAAGACGACCCCGAGCCCGACGATCGCCGCGAGAGCGAGGTAGCCGACCCACGCCGGGGTGTGCAGCCACAGCGTGAACCACCACTTCGCACCCTGAATCCACGGCGTGAACGGCACGAGCGGATCCCACCCGGTGTACGACACCCGCCACGACAGCTCGGTCTGCGTGTAGGTGCCCGGGTAGCCCGTCGCACGGTCGGCGATGACGGGCCAGGCCAGTCCCGAGATCAGCGCGACGAGGGTCGCGATGACGGATGCCACGAGCTCGGGCATCCGTATCGGCTCAGTCCCCCGCCATGCCCGCCAGAGCCGCCACGCCACCCAGAGCCCCAGCGCGAGGGCGAGCGCGACCTCGCCGGGGCGGGTGAAGGCGGCGAGGACGATGAGCGGCAGCATCCACCAGAACCGTCGCTTGACCCAGAGGTACAGGATCGCCGCGAGCAGCAGCGTGAACATCGCCTCGGCGTAGGCGACCTGGAACAGCGCGGCGACGGGCGCGACGGAGAACAGCACGGTCGCGTACATCGCGGTGGAGGGGCGCAGCCGGGTGCGCATGAGCTTGTAGAACACGAGCGTCGCACCCCAGGCGCACAGCACGGTGACGAGCACCGCCGCGGCCTCCCACGAGAGTCCGAGCGCCATGACGCCCTTGACGACATAGGGGTAGACGGGCAGGAACGCCCACTGGTTCTGCGTGAGGTGGCCCGTCGCATCGAACTGCAGCGTGCGCGGGTAGCCGACGGCGGCGATGATCTGGTACCACCGGCCATCCCAGATGTTGGCGAAGTCGAGGTAGCGCGGGTGGGCGCCTGTCCAGGCGTTCGGGCCCTCGATCGCCGCCTGCCAGAGCAGCAGGATCGTGTCGAGTGCCCGGCCGAGGATGAACACGACCGTCACGCGGGCCCACCACGGCAGGGCCCGCCAGCTCAGCGCAGCCACGCTCGCAGGGCGTCTTCGCACGCGGTGATCTGGGCGAGCGGCACTCTCTCGTCGTCGGCGTGCGCGAGGCTCGGGTCGCCCGGGCCGAAGTTCACCGCGGGAATGCCGAGGGCGCTGAACCGGGCGACGTCGGTCCAGCCATACTTGGGCTTCGCCTCGAGGCCGACGGCGGCGAGGAACTCCTGAGCGAGCGGGTCGTCGAGGCCGGGGCGGGCGCCCGGCGAGAGGTCCTTCAGCTCGAACTCGCCGAGCGGTTCGAACAGGCCGCGCATCGTGGCTTCGGCCTGGTCGGCGGAGCGCGAGGGCGCGAAGCGGTAGTTGACGTGGACGCGGAACTCGTCGGGGATGACGTTGCCCGCCACTCCCCCGCTCGCCAGCACCGCGTTGAGCTGCTCGCGGTAGGCGAGGCCGTCGACCTCGATCGTCTCGGGCTCGAACGCGGCGAGCAGGTCGAGGATCGGGGCGGCCTTGTGGATGGCGTTCTCCCCCATCCAGCCGCGGGCGCTGTGCGCGCGCTTGCCGCGGGTCACGACATCGAAGCGCATCGTGCCGTTGCACCCGCCCTCGACGGCGCCGTTGCTCGGTTCGCCCAGGATGGCGAAATCGCCCGCGAGCAGCTCGGGGCGGGTGCGCGCGAGCCGCGCGAGACCGTTGAGATCGCTCGTGACCTCTTCGTGGTCGTAGAACAGCCAGGTGAGGTCGACGCTCGGCTCGGCGAGCTCCGCGGCGAGCTTCAGCGCGACCGCGACGCCCGGCTTCATGTCGACGGTGCCGCGGCCCCAGAGGTAGTCGACGCCGTCCTCCGTCTCGAAGCGGGTCGGCAGGTTGCGATTCACGGGAACAGTGTCGATGTGGCCAGCGATCACCACGCGGCGAGCGCGGCCGAGGTGCGTGCGGGCGACGACGAGGTCGCCGTCGCGCAGGACGTCGAGGTGAGGCATCCGCTCGAGCGCCTGCTCGATCTCGTCTGCCAATGCCGTCTCGTTGCCGCTCACGGACTCGATGTCGCAGATCTGGCGGGTGAGCTCGATCGAGGTCGTCGTGAGATCAAGCGGCATGCTCTCTAGATTAGAGGGGTGACTGAGACCTCCCGCCTCGCCTGGGGCTTCGGCCTGGCGACGATCGCCGCTGACGACACCGTGCTCGACACCTGGTACCCGGAGCCGCGTCTGGGCGCGCTGCCCGAGGACGCCGAGGTGCCAGCAGAGCTCGCCGGGCTCGCCGGGCCCGACGAGCGCCGCAACGTGCGCATCGAGGCGGTCACCGTTTCGATTGAGCTGGATGCCGCGGTGGCGAGCACCTCCGACGCGTACCTGCGCCTGCATCTGCTCTCGCACCTGCTCACCGCGCCGAACTCGCTCAACCTGGACGGGATCTTCACGTATCTGCCGAACGTGGTGTTCACGTCGGCGGGGCCGGTCGCGGCATCCGACTACCCGCGCCTGCTGCCCACCCTCAAACGCGCGGGCATCCAGGCGTACGCCGTGGACAAGTTCCCGCGCCTGCTCGACTACGTGGTGCCTGACCGGGTGCGCATCGCGGATGCCTCACGCGTGCGCCTCGGCGCCCACCTCGCTCCTGGAACGGTCGTCATGCACGAGGGTTTCGTGAACTTCAACGCGGGAACGCTCGGGACCTCCATGGTGGAGGGCCGCATCTCGCAGGGCGTCGTCGTGGGCGACGGGGCGGACATCGGCGGCGGGGCCTCCATCATGGGAACCCTGTCAGGAGGCGGCACGCAAAGGGTCGTCATCGGGGCGCGGGCCCTTTTGGGGGCGAACGCCGGCGTCGGCATCTCGCTCGGCGACGACTCCGTTGTGGAAGCAGGCTTGTACGTGACCGCAGGCACCAAGGTGACCCTGATCGGCGAACGCGACGAGAACGGCCAGCCGGTGACGGTGAAGGCCCTTGAGCTGTCCGGCGTGCCGAGCCTGCTGTTCCGCCGCAACTCGGTGACGGGCGCGGTCGAGGCCGTGCAGCGCCAGGGCACGGGCATCGTGCTGAACTCGGCGCTGCACGCGTAGGGCTGCCCCTGCAGGTTCACCTCGCGCCCGGGCTCGCCTTTACTCATGGGCCCGTAGGAACCGGGCGCAAGACGCTTGATCGGCCCTACGTTTTCGCGCGGAACGTAGGAACCTTCATTCGTCCTAGGGACAGATCCTGCCCTCCACAGGGGCGACTTCGCCGCGCAGTACCCAGAACCGCCTTCGCGAGCGTATGTGGCCGATCGGGTCGGGCCATGCTCGCCGCATGCGACTCTTCGACATACTCGACCGCAATCACGGCTTCACCACGCGCGAGGACCTCCGCCGCGCAGGCTTGAGCCAGCATGCCATCCGGAAACTCCTCGAGAGCGGCAGGCTAGTGGCGTTCACGCGCGACGTGCTCGGGCGGCCGAACGCGAATCCCGCTTTTGGTCGCGCCGTTCAGATGAACAGTCGCGCCGCGTGCGTCACAGCCGCACACGCCTACGGTGTCTGGGTTCTCGAAGACAGCGGATTTCACGTCGTCACCCGCTCGCCTGGTGGAAAGTTCCGCCTCGATGGCCGCTTTCCTGTCGCCACCCGG
Proteins encoded in this window:
- a CDS encoding Mrp/NBP35 family ATP-binding protein encodes the protein MSDLTERVARALAGVQDPEIRRPITELDMVESVAVDASGQASVAIRLTIVGCPAADRIEADVRAAVTAVPGVTGVELAVGVMSPQERKALTERLRGTRTMPFGPESLTRVYAVTSGKGGVGKSTMTANLAVALAAQGLRVGLVDADVHGFSIPGILGITGARPTRVGEMILPPVAFGVKVVSIGMFLDPERGQGPSSAVAWRGPMLHRTIQQFLTDVYFGDLDVLLLDLPPGTGDVAISVGQLLPNAEVLVVTTPQAAAAEVAVRSGALAAQTGQKIYGVIENMSGELFGTGGGAQVATALDAPLLGAIPLSVPLRVGGDEGSPIVLSRPEDPAAEVIAGIAAAMASRPRNLAGRSLGLRPA
- a CDS encoding twin-arginine translocase TatA/TatE family subunit, with translation MLGISFDKLLVMAGIAVILIGPTRLPGYAEKLGQFVRNLRRYADDARDKVREEVGSDVFDDIDWKKLDPRQYDPRRIIADALLSDNDDDTPAEPETVIGIASVATKAAPAALTVGALPPFDAEAT
- a CDS encoding O-methyltransferase, translating into MSDNDINWKFANDVVVESEVIARARQHSLELGVTPIAPALGAQASVIVAATGAAKIIEIGTGIGVSGLWLLRGAAEAELTSIDSEVDHQQQARQFFLEAGFAPAKLRLIAGRALDVLPRMNENAYDVVLVDADAGNVIEYVEHGLRLARPGGTVLVPHALWQGKVGNPANRDDVATAFRTLIGEISGSRAVVSALSIVGDGLLQITKLAA
- a CDS encoding DUF3117 domain-containing protein → MAAMKPRTGDGPMEAVKEGRLIIVRVPLEGGGRLVVSVNDDEAKELHDALAAAIGAN
- a CDS encoding glycosyltransferase family 39 protein; translation: MAALSWRALPWWARVTVVFILGRALDTILLLWQAAIEGPNAWTGAHPRYLDFANIWDGRWYQIIAAVGYPRTLQFDATGHLTQNQWAFLPVYPYVVKGVMALGLSWEAAAVLVTVLCAWGATLVFYKLMRTRLRPSTAMYATVLFSVAPVAALFQVAYAEAMFTLLLAAILYLWVKRRFWWMLPLIVLAAFTRPGEVALALALGLWVAWRLWRAWRGTEPIRMPELVASVIATLVALISGLAWPVIADRATGYPGTYTQTELSWRVSYTGWDPLVPFTPWIQGAKWWFTLWLHTPAWVGYLALAAIVGLGVVFLLVPPARRLGVELRLWLLSYGLYVLAVFFPQSSTFRILLPLFPALGVVAAPRAKWYRVGMVVVFVAAQVGWLLLAWTIGDYDWSPP
- the dapE gene encoding succinyl-diaminopimelate desuccinylase, whose protein sequence is MPLDLTTTSIELTRQICDIESVSGNETALADEIEQALERMPHLDVLRDGDLVVARTHLGRARRVVIAGHIDTVPVNRNLPTRFETEDGVDYLWGRGTVDMKPGVAVALKLAAELAEPSVDLTWLFYDHEEVTSDLNGLARLARTRPELLAGDFAILGEPSNGAVEGGCNGTMRFDVVTRGKRAHSARGWMGENAIHKAAPILDLLAAFEPETIEVDGLAYREQLNAVLASGGVAGNVIPDEFRVHVNYRFAPSRSADQAEATMRGLFEPLGEFELKDLSPGARPGLDDPLAQEFLAAVGLEAKPKYGWTDVARFSALGIPAVNFGPGDPSLAHADDERVPLAQITACEDALRAWLR
- the dapD gene encoding 2,3,4,5-tetrahydropyridine-2,6-dicarboxylate N-succinyltransferase, with the protein product MTETSRLAWGFGLATIAADDTVLDTWYPEPRLGALPEDAEVPAELAGLAGPDERRNVRIEAVTVSIELDAAVASTSDAYLRLHLLSHLLTAPNSLNLDGIFTYLPNVVFTSAGPVAASDYPRLLPTLKRAGIQAYAVDKFPRLLDYVVPDRVRIADASRVRLGAHLAPGTVVMHEGFVNFNAGTLGTSMVEGRISQGVVVGDGADIGGGASIMGTLSGGGTQRVVIGARALLGANAGVGISLGDDSVVEAGLYVTAGTKVTLIGERDENGQPVTVKALELSGVPSLLFRRNSVTGAVEAVQRQGTGIVLNSALHA